In Spirosoma aureum, a single genomic region encodes these proteins:
- a CDS encoding GDSL-type esterase/lipase family protein produces MVWYEDDVRQLEAKIKLVHPASDRVVFYGSSSIRLWSTLAQDFPQIDTLNLGFGGSTLAACAWFFDRLVVPANPKSIVFYAGDNDLGDGRHPEEVYLFFCALADKMRRELPDVPLFFLTIKLSPARWGIGDRIRLTNRLIADEVAKNPAFRTIDMTSPLLGNDGRPRREFFEGDGLHLNQAGYQVWKGILQESQIFNNLFTY; encoded by the coding sequence ATGGTCTGGTACGAAGACGACGTTCGGCAACTCGAAGCCAAAATCAAGTTAGTTCATCCCGCATCCGATCGGGTTGTGTTTTATGGTAGTTCATCGATTCGACTTTGGTCGACGCTGGCTCAGGATTTTCCGCAAATCGATACGCTTAATTTAGGATTTGGCGGTTCAACATTAGCGGCCTGTGCCTGGTTTTTTGACCGACTGGTTGTTCCGGCAAATCCTAAATCCATTGTATTTTATGCAGGTGATAACGACCTGGGCGACGGTCGCCATCCTGAGGAAGTTTACCTGTTTTTTTGCGCACTGGCCGATAAAATGCGCCGGGAGCTACCTGATGTACCGCTGTTTTTTCTAACGATCAAACTAAGTCCGGCACGCTGGGGAATTGGCGATAGGATTCGCCTGACAAACAGACTCATTGCCGACGAAGTGGCTAAAAACCCCGCTTTTCGAACCATCGACATGACTTCTCCCTTATTGGGTAACGATGGCCGGCCACGTCGCGAATTTTTTGAAGGCGATGGACTTCATCTTAACCAGGCTGGTTATCAGGTATGGAAAGGAATCTTACAGGAATCGCAGATTTTTAATAATTTGTTTACCTACTAA
- a CDS encoding esterase family protein: MHREYHKWFSPNLNRDMELLVFGHSGARVLVFPTRRGRFYEYEELGLVNALADRLENGWLQLFCVDSVDRESIYNRYIPPPERIKRHGQYEEYILNEVLPFSRLKNPQPFMISHGCSLGAYHAANIAFRHPQWFGKLVALSGRYDLSAPVAEFRGLFDNYYDEDIYFHNPNHFLPNLGDGIVLDELRRMQIVMTVGAADPFLNSNLALSETLGLKNVSHEFYIWDGRAHQADDWYKMVQIYL; the protein is encoded by the coding sequence ATGCATCGTGAGTATCATAAATGGTTCAGTCCAAATCTGAATCGTGACATGGAGTTGCTTGTCTTCGGCCATTCGGGGGCTCGTGTACTTGTCTTTCCGACCCGACGAGGTCGTTTTTATGAGTACGAAGAGTTGGGCCTTGTAAATGCCCTGGCCGACCGACTTGAAAACGGCTGGCTCCAACTTTTTTGTGTGGATAGCGTGGATCGGGAAAGTATTTATAACCGCTATATTCCTCCACCAGAACGTATTAAGCGGCATGGGCAATATGAAGAGTATATCCTGAATGAAGTTCTGCCATTTTCGCGTCTGAAAAATCCGCAGCCCTTCATGATTTCGCACGGGTGCAGTTTGGGAGCCTATCATGCGGCAAACATTGCCTTTCGTCATCCGCAATGGTTTGGCAAATTAGTGGCGCTCAGTGGCCGATACGATTTATCGGCTCCGGTAGCTGAGTTCCGGGGGTTATTCGATAATTATTATGATGAGGATATTTATTTCCATAATCCCAATCATTTCCTCCCGAATTTGGGCGATGGTATTGTCCTCGACGAATTGCGACGAATGCAGATTGTTATGACCGTGGGAGCTGCCGACCCATTTCTGAACAGTAATCTGGCCTTAAGCGAAACCCTTGGGCTAAAAAACGTATCACACGAATTCTACATCTGGGACGGGCGGGCGCATCAGGCCGACGACTGGTACAAAATGGTGCAGATATACCTCTAG
- a CDS encoding lipase family protein gives MKQPLTLLFFILASTTLFGQKLKPGFSKTEYVELMSVFARQVDTLPVNSPIPKPQRFKFVYRSPVVGLDNRWDLWTSPDSVAAICIRGTTLEPVGWLENFYAAMVPAKGQLILSNDYKFDYHLADHPQAAVHIGWLIGAAFLAQTILPRLDSCVRAGITNFYIMGHSQGGAIGYLMTSHLKQLQRQGKIPPTVQFKTYCSAAPKPGNLFYAYEYEALTAGGWGFNVVNSADWVPEMPITIQTLEDFNQTNPFANIPDLLKKQKFPKNLALKYVFNKLSKPAQKARKNYQKYLGQFAGKYVKTNLKEYIPPTFYQSSHYVRTGTFVILLADEAYFKKYPDNKKTIFVHHLLEPYLNLAAKLP, from the coding sequence ATGAAACAACCTCTAACGTTGCTTTTCTTTATTCTGGCATCCACAACGCTGTTTGGCCAGAAACTTAAGCCTGGTTTCAGCAAAACGGAATACGTTGAGCTAATGAGCGTATTTGCACGACAGGTCGATACCTTGCCTGTCAATAGCCCTATTCCAAAACCTCAGCGTTTCAAATTTGTCTATCGGTCGCCGGTAGTTGGTCTGGACAATCGCTGGGATTTATGGACCTCACCCGATTCGGTGGCTGCCATCTGTATTCGTGGAACAACACTGGAGCCGGTTGGCTGGTTAGAGAATTTCTATGCAGCTATGGTACCGGCCAAAGGGCAGCTAATCCTGTCGAATGATTATAAATTCGATTATCACCTTGCCGATCATCCTCAGGCTGCTGTGCACATCGGCTGGCTGATTGGTGCCGCTTTTCTGGCACAGACAATTCTGCCCCGGCTGGATTCATGCGTTCGGGCAGGAATCACAAATTTTTACATCATGGGGCATAGCCAGGGCGGAGCCATTGGCTACCTGATGACGTCTCATTTGAAGCAATTGCAACGGCAGGGTAAAATTCCGCCAACTGTTCAATTTAAAACGTATTGTAGTGCTGCACCTAAGCCCGGCAATCTGTTTTATGCCTATGAGTATGAAGCATTGACAGCCGGTGGTTGGGGGTTTAATGTCGTCAATTCTGCCGACTGGGTTCCCGAGATGCCGATTACCATCCAGACACTTGAAGATTTTAATCAGACAAACCCGTTTGCCAATATTCCGGATTTATTGAAAAAACAGAAATTCCCAAAGAATCTGGCATTGAAATATGTGTTCAACAAGTTATCTAAACCAGCCCAGAAGGCGCGGAAGAATTATCAAAAATATCTGGGTCAGTTTGCGGGGAAATATGTAAAAACAAACCTGAAAGAATACATTCCACCAACGTTTTATCAATCCAGTCATTACGTCCGGACGGGAACATTTGTTATTCTATTGGCCGACGAAGCGTACTTTAAAAAATACCCTGACAACAAAAAAACGATTTTTGTACATCATTTACTGGAGCCATACCTGAATCTGGCCGCTAAATTACCCTAA
- a CDS encoding amine oxidase — MISKRTFLTKNPFQSFWWAGYECTDQLNCFGNRVDFLPLTGHLQRLSDDYKHLNSFAIRTVREGIRWSQVEKTAYQYDWHVVEQLLAEGRRQGIQQIWDLCHFGYPDDLTPLHPMFARRFAALCRAFVHFYRDRYPDDELIVTPINEVSFISWLGGDVRGTSPYCTKQGWEVKVGLMRAYIEGVAAMRELDPSIRILTTEPLVQMVPPMNATEQEIIDAAIADENQFQSVDMLAGAICPELGGSPEYLDILGFNYYYNNQWINKTSTFLGWADAIPDPRWVPLRRLLLKAHHRYNKPIALTETSHPGIDRPGWINMIGQECAAVIEAGVPLWGVCLYPIIDRPDWDHLDHWHHSGLWDADLSVDPPGRVLYEPYANALLNAQRKVSNSLLEPQQLPVE, encoded by the coding sequence ATGATCAGCAAACGTACATTCTTAACGAAGAACCCCTTTCAGTCATTCTGGTGGGCAGGTTATGAATGCACAGATCAACTCAATTGCTTTGGTAATCGGGTGGATTTTCTACCCCTGACGGGGCATTTACAACGATTAAGCGACGATTATAAACACCTTAATTCGTTTGCGATTCGCACGGTTCGGGAGGGTATTCGCTGGAGTCAGGTCGAGAAAACCGCTTATCAGTATGACTGGCATGTGGTAGAACAACTGTTGGCCGAAGGACGCCGGCAGGGTATTCAGCAAATTTGGGATTTGTGTCATTTTGGTTATCCCGACGATTTGACGCCCTTACACCCGATGTTTGCCCGCCGTTTTGCGGCACTTTGCCGGGCCTTTGTCCATTTTTATCGCGATCGGTATCCTGACGATGAACTAATTGTAACACCCATCAATGAAGTCAGTTTTATTTCCTGGCTAGGGGGCGATGTGCGTGGTACATCACCTTACTGCACCAAACAGGGTTGGGAAGTGAAAGTTGGGCTGATGAGAGCCTACATTGAAGGCGTTGCCGCTATGCGTGAACTTGATCCGTCCATTCGTATCCTGACGACCGAACCATTGGTACAGATGGTGCCACCGATGAACGCTACCGAACAGGAAATTATAGATGCTGCCATTGCCGATGAAAATCAGTTTCAGTCGGTAGATATGTTAGCCGGGGCTATTTGTCCAGAATTGGGTGGTTCGCCCGAATACCTCGATATTCTAGGGTTTAATTATTACTACAACAACCAGTGGATCAACAAAACCAGTACGTTTTTGGGGTGGGCCGATGCCATTCCCGATCCGCGCTGGGTGCCCCTACGGCGATTACTTCTAAAAGCCCACCATCGATACAATAAACCCATTGCTCTGACCGAAACTAGCCATCCTGGAATTGACCGGCCGGGTTGGATTAACATGATCGGCCAAGAATGTGCCGCTGTGATTGAAGCAGGGGTGCCGCTTTGGGGTGTTTGTTTGTATCCGATCATAGACCGGCCCGACTGGGACCATCTGGATCACTGGCATCATTCCGGATTATGGGATGCTGATCTATCGGTCGATCCGCCGGGTCGCGTGTTGTATGAGCCCTATGCCAATGCGTTGTTAAATGCCCAGCGCAAGGTCAGCAATAGCCTCCTGGAGCCACAGCAATTGCCAGTAGAATAG